Proteins from a single region of Pyrus communis chromosome 6, drPyrComm1.1, whole genome shotgun sequence:
- the LOC137736856 gene encoding probable E3 ubiquitin-protein ligase ARI7 isoform X2 — translation MPWTTTALTKTTLMLISATIMRESRGSRPVELRSVSKVHEAWFADEDKVRKTVGLLKKPVVQFPHSRELTCGICFEACPRGSIKSAACGHSYCCTCWKGYIATSISDGPGCLTLRCPDPSCGASIGQDMISVLVSDEDNQKYSRYLLRSYIEDNKKTKWCPAPGCEYAVNFVGDNENYDVSCLCSHGFCWNCTEEAHRPVDCSTVEKWILKNSAESENMNWILANSKPCPKCKRPIEKNQGCMHMTCTPPCKFEFCWLCLGSWVEHGERTGGFYACNRYEAAKQEGAYDEAERRREMAKNSLERYTHYYERWASNQQSRQKALADLHQMRTVHMEKLSDIQREPESQLKFITDAWLQIVECRRVLKWTYAYGYYLPDHEQAKRQFFEYLQGEAESGLERLHQCAEKELLQFLNAEGPSKEFVDFHTKLAGLTGVTKNYFENLVRALENGLCDVDSQEACSGSTSSKNGGSSKAKGGKGKGTG, via the exons ATGCCTTGGACTACTACGGCACTGACGAAGACGACGCTGATGTTGATTTCGGCGACGATAATGAGGGAATCGAGAGGATCGAGGCCAGTCGAGCTGAG GAGTGTAAGTAAAGTGCACGAGGCATGGTTTGCCGATGAAGATAAAGTCCGAAAAACTGTTGGCTTGTTAAAGAAGCCAGTTGTTCAGTTCCCCCATTCCAGGGAA CTTACCTGTGGGATCTGTTTTGAAGCTTGTCCCCGTGGTAGCATCAAGTCTGCTGCTTGTGGTCATTCTTACTGTTGTACATGCTGGAAAG GATACATTGCAACATCCATTAGCGATGGTCCTGGCTGTTTGACACTGAGATGTCCTGATCCGTCTTGTGGTGCATCTATTGGTCAAGACATGATTAGTGTGTTGGTCAGTGATGAAGATAACCAGAAGTACTCTCGGTACCTTCTTAGGTCTTATATTGAAGACAACAAGAAG ACAAAGTGGTGTCCTGCTCCGGGTTGTGAATATGCTGTTAATTTTGTTGGTGATAATGAAAATTATGATGTTTCTTGCCTGTGCTCCCATGGATTTTGCTGGAAT TGTACAGAGGAAGCTCATCGTCCTGTCGACTGTAGCACTGTGGAGAAATGGATTTTAAAGAACAGTGCTGAGTCTGAAAACATGAACTg GATACTGGCCAATTCTAAGCCATGTCCAAAGTGCAAGCGACCTATAGAAAAAAACCAAGGGTGCATGCACATGACATGCACACCACCTTGCAAGTTTGAATTTTGCTG GCTGTGCCTTGGTTCATGGGTGGAGCATGGTGAGAGGACGGGTGGTTTCTATGCTTGTAACCGCTATGAAGCAGCTAAGCAAGAGGGAGCT TATGATGAAGctgagagaagaagagagatggCAAAGAATTCTTTGGAGAGATACACTCATTATTATGAACGTTGGGCAAGCAATCAGCAG TCGAGGCAAAAGGCTCTTGCGGATTTGCATCAGATGCGAACTGTGCAT ATGGAGAAACTTAGTGACATACAGCGTGAACCTGAGTCTCAGCTAAAGTTCATAACTGACGCCTGGCTGCAG ATTGTTGAGTGTAGAAGAGTACTAAAATGGACTTATGCTTATGGGTACTACCTGCCTGACCATGAGCAAGCGAAGAGGCAGTTTTTTGAGTACTTGCAAG GCGAGGCAGAGTCTGGTTTGGAAAGGCTTCATCAGTGTGCGGAGAAGGAGCTACTGCAATTCCTCAATGCAGAAGGCCCTTCGAAAGAATTTGTTGATTTCCATACAAAACTAGCTGGACTTACCGG GGTGACTAAAAATTACTTCGAGAACCTGGTAAGGGCATTAGAGAATGGCCTATGTGATGTGGACTCTCAAGAAGCTTGCAGTGGGTCAACCAGCTCAAAAAATGGAGGAAGCAGCAAAGCAAAAGgtggaaagggaaagggaacaGGTTGA
- the LOC137736856 gene encoding probable E3 ubiquitin-protein ligase ARI7 isoform X1, whose product MDSEDDMHDANDVESMDDDDGFYSDEDALDYYGTDEDDADVDFGDDNEGIERIEASRAENNYIVLKELDIKHCQEDDITSVSAVLSISRVSSSILLRYYNWSVSKVHEAWFADEDKVRKTVGLLKKPVVQFPHSRELTCGICFEACPRGSIKSAACGHSYCCTCWKGYIATSISDGPGCLTLRCPDPSCGASIGQDMISVLVSDEDNQKYSRYLLRSYIEDNKKTKWCPAPGCEYAVNFVGDNENYDVSCLCSHGFCWNCTEEAHRPVDCSTVEKWILKNSAESENMNWILANSKPCPKCKRPIEKNQGCMHMTCTPPCKFEFCWLCLGSWVEHGERTGGFYACNRYEAAKQEGAYDEAERRREMAKNSLERYTHYYERWASNQQSRQKALADLHQMRTVHMEKLSDIQREPESQLKFITDAWLQIVECRRVLKWTYAYGYYLPDHEQAKRQFFEYLQGEAESGLERLHQCAEKELLQFLNAEGPSKEFVDFHTKLAGLTGVTKNYFENLVRALENGLCDVDSQEACSGSTSSKNGGSSKAKGGKGKGTG is encoded by the exons ATGGACTCGGAGGACGATATGCACGATGCCAACGACGTCGAGTCCATGGACGACGACGACGGCTTCTACAGCGACGAGGATGCCTTGGACTACTACGGCACTGACGAAGACGACGCTGATGTTGATTTCGGCGACGATAATGAGGGAATCGAGAGGATCGAGGCCAGTCGAGCTGAG aATAATTATATCGTCTTGAAGGAGTTAGATATAAAGCATTGCCAGGAAGATGATATTACAAGTGTATCTGCTGTGCTTTCCATATCAAGAGTTTCTTCAAGCATTCTACTTCGTTACTATAATTG GAGTGTAAGTAAAGTGCACGAGGCATGGTTTGCCGATGAAGATAAAGTCCGAAAAACTGTTGGCTTGTTAAAGAAGCCAGTTGTTCAGTTCCCCCATTCCAGGGAA CTTACCTGTGGGATCTGTTTTGAAGCTTGTCCCCGTGGTAGCATCAAGTCTGCTGCTTGTGGTCATTCTTACTGTTGTACATGCTGGAAAG GATACATTGCAACATCCATTAGCGATGGTCCTGGCTGTTTGACACTGAGATGTCCTGATCCGTCTTGTGGTGCATCTATTGGTCAAGACATGATTAGTGTGTTGGTCAGTGATGAAGATAACCAGAAGTACTCTCGGTACCTTCTTAGGTCTTATATTGAAGACAACAAGAAG ACAAAGTGGTGTCCTGCTCCGGGTTGTGAATATGCTGTTAATTTTGTTGGTGATAATGAAAATTATGATGTTTCTTGCCTGTGCTCCCATGGATTTTGCTGGAAT TGTACAGAGGAAGCTCATCGTCCTGTCGACTGTAGCACTGTGGAGAAATGGATTTTAAAGAACAGTGCTGAGTCTGAAAACATGAACTg GATACTGGCCAATTCTAAGCCATGTCCAAAGTGCAAGCGACCTATAGAAAAAAACCAAGGGTGCATGCACATGACATGCACACCACCTTGCAAGTTTGAATTTTGCTG GCTGTGCCTTGGTTCATGGGTGGAGCATGGTGAGAGGACGGGTGGTTTCTATGCTTGTAACCGCTATGAAGCAGCTAAGCAAGAGGGAGCT TATGATGAAGctgagagaagaagagagatggCAAAGAATTCTTTGGAGAGATACACTCATTATTATGAACGTTGGGCAAGCAATCAGCAG TCGAGGCAAAAGGCTCTTGCGGATTTGCATCAGATGCGAACTGTGCAT ATGGAGAAACTTAGTGACATACAGCGTGAACCTGAGTCTCAGCTAAAGTTCATAACTGACGCCTGGCTGCAG ATTGTTGAGTGTAGAAGAGTACTAAAATGGACTTATGCTTATGGGTACTACCTGCCTGACCATGAGCAAGCGAAGAGGCAGTTTTTTGAGTACTTGCAAG GCGAGGCAGAGTCTGGTTTGGAAAGGCTTCATCAGTGTGCGGAGAAGGAGCTACTGCAATTCCTCAATGCAGAAGGCCCTTCGAAAGAATTTGTTGATTTCCATACAAAACTAGCTGGACTTACCGG GGTGACTAAAAATTACTTCGAGAACCTGGTAAGGGCATTAGAGAATGGCCTATGTGATGTGGACTCTCAAGAAGCTTGCAGTGGGTCAACCAGCTCAAAAAATGGAGGAAGCAGCAAAGCAAAAGgtggaaagggaaagggaacaGGTTGA